In Sphingobacterium zeae, one genomic interval encodes:
- a CDS encoding SusC/RagA family TonB-linked outer membrane protein, which translates to MKGFAFKTSLLGLSLLSCLGETQLYAATKGESKWIRLMQQQDVRGVVRNEQGQPMAGVTVLVTGTTVGTSTANDGTYRISLPKGKSQLSFSIVGYTSQTLTVSGTSLDIKLVSAGNVLEELVIVGYGSSTKKDLTGAVSTVGSKDFNTGLVGSPEQLINGKTAGVQVMSNSGSPSSGSTIRIRGGASLSASNDPLIVLDGVPLETGGISGNSGNFLSLINPNDIESMTVLKDASSTAIYGSRASNGVLLITTKKGKGDTLRLSFSSIVSMQQAMGVADMMSRDEFANLINSKGTSAQKALLGNASTDWLAEVFQDAIGTDNNLSLQGKIGKALPFRASAGYYNQQGTLRTDKTERMTGAFVLNPTFFDKHLAVNLNVKGARNNNSFANTEAIWSAVAFNPTQPIYSGVDAYGGYYESLDNAGLPATGANLNPLGLLRQEKHLSTVNRAVGNLDLDYKFHMLPELKAHVTLGYDYAKGNGSNLIPASAANNFTIGGAFDRYEQTLKNKLFTGYLNYNKFFADLKSTVDITAGHDYQYWSAGRPPIVYYNEAGDIRSTAIASDERHTLISWYGRINYNYDSRYLLTATVRKDGTSRFSPENRWGTFPSVALAWRLSQESFMKGISFLDDLKLRASYGITGQQEGIGNYEYLPVYNLGTAYAQYRFGDQYHLVYRPSVYNRDLRWETTKAFNYGLDFGLWKNRVSGAIEYYTRKTHDLLANVPVAAGTNFDQNATINVGNVESSGFEFQLNTVPIQKDNLRWEVNINATNQHTKVTNIALVQDANAVGTYVGPNVSGRGIQILTTGYQPYMFYVYKQLYNEAGKPLEGVYADLNGDGAINEKDLYRYQSPAAKWLFGFNTQLTYKKWTAATTLRANLGNYVFNNTKMNLSAWETVQYVDPSINNLHRDYLHTGFQTRQYYSDYYVENASFLRMENLSVNYTFGKVGKISNLRVGAVAQNVFIVSKYSGMDPEVPSGFDSSFYPRSRTFSLSVNMDF; encoded by the coding sequence ATGAAAGGTTTTGCATTTAAAACAAGTTTATTGGGCTTGTCATTGCTGTCCTGCCTTGGGGAAACGCAGCTCTATGCGGCAACGAAAGGGGAGAGTAAATGGATCAGGTTGATGCAACAACAGGATGTCCGCGGGGTAGTCCGCAATGAACAGGGGCAACCGATGGCCGGTGTCACGGTGTTGGTGACTGGGACCACCGTGGGAACTTCTACGGCCAACGATGGTACCTATCGTATTTCATTGCCGAAAGGCAAATCGCAACTGTCATTCTCGATAGTGGGGTACACCAGTCAAACCTTGACGGTATCCGGAACATCTTTAGACATTAAGTTGGTATCGGCGGGAAATGTTTTGGAAGAGCTGGTCATCGTAGGTTATGGCAGTAGTACAAAAAAGGATCTAACGGGTGCCGTCAGCACGGTAGGTAGCAAAGATTTTAATACGGGGTTGGTCGGTTCTCCCGAACAGCTGATCAATGGGAAAACGGCTGGCGTCCAGGTGATGTCCAACAGTGGTTCGCCTTCCTCGGGAAGTACCATACGTATTCGTGGTGGCGCTTCTTTGAGTGCCAGCAACGATCCACTGATCGTATTGGATGGGGTACCTTTGGAAACTGGCGGCATCAGCGGCAACAGTGGCAATTTTCTTAGTCTGATCAATCCCAATGATATTGAAAGCATGACCGTACTCAAAGATGCATCTTCCACAGCGATTTATGGATCTCGTGCATCAAATGGGGTATTGTTGATAACGACAAAGAAAGGAAAAGGGGATACACTACGGCTTTCTTTTTCCTCCATTGTGTCCATGCAACAGGCGATGGGTGTGGCTGATATGATGTCGCGCGATGAATTTGCCAACCTGATCAATAGCAAGGGAACTTCTGCGCAAAAAGCGCTATTGGGTAATGCCTCGACAGATTGGCTTGCTGAGGTTTTTCAGGATGCCATAGGAACGGACAATAATTTAAGTTTGCAGGGAAAGATCGGTAAGGCCCTGCCTTTTCGAGCTTCTGCGGGCTATTACAATCAACAGGGAACTTTGCGCACCGACAAGACGGAGCGTATGACGGGAGCGTTTGTGTTAAATCCGACATTTTTTGACAAACACCTCGCGGTAAATCTGAATGTTAAAGGAGCCCGAAATAACAACAGTTTTGCCAATACCGAAGCGATATGGTCTGCTGTGGCGTTCAATCCGACGCAGCCAATTTATTCGGGGGTGGATGCCTACGGTGGCTATTACGAGAGTCTCGATAATGCCGGTCTTCCAGCAACAGGTGCAAATCTCAATCCACTGGGCCTGCTTCGTCAGGAGAAGCACCTTAGTACAGTCAATCGAGCTGTAGGTAATCTTGATCTTGATTATAAGTTTCATATGCTACCCGAATTGAAAGCTCACGTCACGCTCGGATATGACTATGCGAAAGGGAATGGGTCAAATCTAATTCCTGCAAGTGCAGCCAATAATTTTACGATTGGAGGCGCTTTTGACCGGTATGAACAGACTCTTAAAAATAAACTATTCACAGGTTATCTAAATTATAACAAGTTTTTTGCAGACTTAAAAAGCACGGTTGACATTACTGCTGGCCACGACTATCAATATTGGAGTGCAGGGCGCCCACCGATCGTGTACTATAATGAAGCAGGCGATATACGTTCTACCGCTATCGCGTCAGACGAGCGCCATACGCTGATCTCTTGGTATGGTCGGATCAACTACAATTACGACAGCCGTTATTTACTGACAGCAACGGTCCGGAAGGACGGCACATCACGATTCAGTCCAGAAAATCGCTGGGGAACGTTTCCTTCTGTCGCCTTGGCATGGCGCCTTTCACAGGAATCTTTCATGAAAGGCATCTCGTTTTTGGACGATTTGAAGCTCCGTGCAAGTTATGGTATAACAGGACAGCAGGAAGGTATCGGCAATTATGAGTATTTGCCGGTTTATAATTTGGGAACCGCTTATGCCCAATATCGGTTTGGCGATCAGTATCATCTGGTGTATCGTCCATCGGTCTACAACAGGGATTTACGCTGGGAGACAACCAAAGCATTTAACTACGGTCTGGATTTTGGATTATGGAAGAATAGGGTATCTGGTGCAATTGAATATTATACAAGAAAAACACATGATCTACTCGCCAATGTGCCCGTGGCGGCAGGAACAAACTTTGACCAGAACGCAACCATTAACGTCGGCAATGTTGAAAGCAGTGGTTTCGAATTTCAATTGAATACTGTCCCTATTCAAAAAGATAACCTGCGCTGGGAAGTTAATATCAATGCAACCAATCAACACACAAAAGTTACTAATATAGCCCTCGTACAGGATGCGAATGCGGTTGGAACGTACGTCGGTCCTAATGTCAGTGGCCGTGGCATACAGATCCTGACAACGGGATATCAACCTTACATGTTCTATGTGTACAAGCAATTGTACAACGAGGCAGGGAAACCGTTGGAAGGCGTGTACGCTGATCTGAATGGTGATGGTGCGATCAATGAAAAAGACCTGTATCGCTATCAATCCCCGGCCGCAAAATGGCTGTTCGGTTTCAATACACAGTTAACGTACAAAAAATGGACAGCAGCTACTACGCTACGCGCAAATTTGGGAAACTACGTCTTCAATAATACAAAAATGAACCTCAGTGCGTGGGAAACCGTTCAATATGTAGATCCGTCGATCAATAACCTTCATCGGGATTACTTGCATACCGGATTTCAAACTAGACAGTATTATTCAGATTACTATGTTGAAAATGCTTCCTTCCTTCGAATGGAAAATCTTTCCGTGAACTATACTTTCGGCAAAGTGGGCAAGATTTCCAATTTACGCGTGGGTGCAGTAGCGCAGAATGTTTTTATTGTGAGCAAATATAGCGGTATGGACCCTGAGGTTCCGAGTGGATTTGACAGTTCGTTTTACCCACGCTCGAGAACATTCTCCTTGAGCGTCAATATGGATTTTTAA
- a CDS encoding RagB/SusD family nutrient uptake outer membrane protein codes for MKNIKRFCFGVFSIILLLHSCTKDLNQYPTVETTSESVYTSVEGYRSVLAKLYASFAVAGNGRGDADPDMAGSTASWGYLRVYFNLQEVPTDEVIYTWAGGDNMTDIQYMTWGASDTWVNAMYYRIYYTVAICNEFLRNATTEKLATFSSTEQTQILTFAAEARFLRAPAYSHAMDLYGNVPFVTENDPVAAFFPPRMARGDLFNFIEKELLEVAAILPEARKNEYGRVSRAAAWSLLAKNYLNAQVYTGTARNADCLNYAKKVIDAGYTLNANYKQVFNADNDKRTNEIIFPIEADVAHTTTWGATTYLVNGPIVGSMKSSDYGVLSGWNSFRTLREFVSIFKAEDKRGDFWINGQSLDVEDPAASSQGYGLVKFTNLKDDGTYTTDEGLVSTDFPIIRLADVYLMYAEAVLRGGGGSVQEALTLVNAIRQRGYGSSAGTIEQAQLTLDFILAERGRELFWECTRRTDLIRFGKFTGSAYLWQWKGGDMNGRSVDTKFNLYPIPTTDMSANPNLIQNAGY; via the coding sequence ATGAAAAATATAAAAAGATTTTGTTTTGGAGTGTTTAGTATAATTTTATTACTACACTCCTGCACCAAGGACTTAAACCAATATCCAACTGTGGAAACGACATCGGAATCGGTCTATACTTCGGTAGAGGGGTACCGTTCGGTCCTTGCTAAATTGTATGCCTCTTTTGCTGTTGCAGGCAATGGGCGTGGTGATGCCGATCCGGACATGGCGGGTAGCACAGCCTCTTGGGGCTACCTTCGGGTGTATTTTAATCTGCAGGAAGTGCCTACAGATGAAGTGATTTACACCTGGGCGGGCGGCGATAACATGACCGATATTCAGTATATGACCTGGGGAGCGTCCGATACATGGGTCAATGCCATGTATTACCGGATTTATTATACGGTCGCTATCTGCAACGAATTTCTGCGAAATGCCACCACAGAGAAATTGGCAACATTTAGTTCGACCGAGCAGACGCAGATCCTGACATTTGCTGCTGAAGCTCGTTTTCTGCGTGCACCGGCCTATAGTCATGCGATGGACTTGTATGGAAATGTTCCATTTGTGACTGAGAACGATCCTGTAGCTGCGTTTTTTCCACCACGGATGGCGAGGGGTGATCTTTTCAACTTTATTGAAAAGGAACTTTTGGAGGTCGCAGCAATCTTGCCAGAAGCGCGTAAAAATGAATATGGACGGGTGAGCCGTGCTGCCGCATGGTCGTTATTGGCTAAGAATTATCTGAATGCTCAGGTGTATACGGGTACAGCACGGAACGCAGACTGTCTGAACTATGCAAAAAAAGTGATTGATGCCGGATATACCTTAAATGCAAATTATAAGCAGGTGTTTAATGCCGATAACGATAAGCGAACCAATGAAATTATCTTCCCGATAGAAGCAGATGTGGCACACACCACTACCTGGGGTGCGACTACTTATCTGGTTAATGGCCCTATTGTGGGGAGCATGAAATCGTCAGACTATGGCGTACTTTCTGGCTGGAATAGTTTTCGTACACTTCGCGAATTTGTAAGCATTTTCAAAGCGGAAGATAAAAGAGGTGATTTTTGGATAAATGGGCAGTCTTTGGACGTAGAAGATCCAGCCGCATCAAGCCAAGGTTACGGATTGGTGAAGTTTACGAATTTGAAGGATGATGGCACCTATACGACAGACGAAGGTTTGGTGAGTACGGATTTTCCGATAATCCGCCTGGCCGATGTTTATCTGATGTATGCCGAAGCCGTACTGCGCGGTGGCGGCGGTAGTGTACAGGAAGCCCTTACTCTCGTCAACGCCATCAGACAAAGGGGATATGGAAGTTCCGCTGGCACTATCGAGCAGGCGCAGCTCACGCTAGATTTTATCCTTGCGGAGCGCGGACGTGAACTGTTTTGGGAATGTACGCGCCGCACAGACCTCATTCGATTTGGAAAATTTACCGGAAGTGCTTACCTCTGGCAATGGAAAGGAGGGGATATGAATGGACGTTCTGTGGATACAAAGTTCAATCTGTATCCGATTCCAACAACAGATATGAGCGCTAATCCGAATTTAATTCAAAATGCAGGCTATTAG
- a CDS encoding DUF5111 domain-containing protein encodes MKQLTLYILVLLFAACKKEGGTPAVGGIKPAVLHSSTSELVLKSTDRKTVALQLVWDEAILTSEEPMAQSALKNKIEIAADPSFSVIDKSIEQVASSISYTHEQVNTLVTGMGFVPDEKKVLYVRIASRLGANTDWLYSNVIALTITPYQPVDEAAYLYLSNKEMTQFPWKLCSRKEDGFYDGFVRLDQWYNFYLANAESASASLIYGSYPLDGSQYILYSGADRWNCWTSKGGYLYLTADVNKLAWKETAVESMTVTGDFNGWSATATPMTYDQTAKVWKATITTTAAEQWGIKVLINGSWTWFFGAAEGDGNCALYTADGSGFAYDKVGTHTLILDLSDPKQFKYHVE; translated from the coding sequence ATGAAACAATTGACACTTTATATTTTGGTATTGCTTTTCGCTGCCTGTAAAAAGGAGGGCGGGACACCAGCTGTCGGGGGAATAAAACCTGCAGTGTTGCACAGCAGTACATCGGAATTGGTTTTAAAATCTACCGATCGCAAAACTGTGGCACTGCAGCTTGTATGGGACGAGGCGATCTTGACCAGCGAAGAACCGATGGCGCAGTCGGCCTTAAAAAATAAGATAGAAATAGCGGCAGATCCCTCTTTTTCTGTTATTGACAAAAGTATCGAACAGGTGGCCAGCTCAATCAGCTATACGCATGAACAAGTGAATACCCTCGTCACGGGGATGGGATTTGTGCCTGATGAAAAAAAGGTGCTGTATGTCCGAATTGCTTCGCGATTGGGGGCCAATACAGACTGGCTCTACAGTAATGTGATTGCGTTAACTATCACGCCTTACCAACCAGTTGATGAGGCAGCTTACCTTTATCTTTCGAACAAAGAAATGACGCAATTCCCGTGGAAACTCTGTTCAAGAAAAGAAGATGGTTTTTACGATGGTTTTGTACGTCTCGACCAATGGTACAACTTCTATTTAGCCAATGCAGAAAGTGCCAGTGCATCACTTATCTATGGTTCTTATCCATTGGATGGTAGCCAATACATTTTATATAGCGGGGCAGATCGCTGGAACTGCTGGACAAGCAAAGGCGGATATCTGTACCTGACCGCCGATGTTAATAAGTTGGCCTGGAAAGAAACGGCTGTGGAATCGATGACGGTGACGGGCGACTTTAACGGTTGGAGCGCAACAGCCACGCCGATGACCTATGACCAAACGGCGAAAGTTTGGAAGGCAACAATCACGACAACAGCAGCTGAACAGTGGGGCATAAAAGTGTTGATCAATGGCAGTTGGACCTGGTTTTTTGGAGCCGCGGAAGGGGATGGCAACTGTGCACTATATACAGCAGATGGCAGTGGATTTGCTTATGACAAAGTGGGGACACATACGTTGATCCTCGATCTGAGCGATCCTAAACAGTTTAAGTATCATGTGGAGTAA
- a CDS encoding glycoside hydrolase family 53 protein produces the protein MKKLTIGKVFAAAIGFCLVLSSCSKKDSFEPAATASHLAKGADVSWITEMEASGVQFFNAGGNAVDGLKLLRGLGMDAVRLRVWVDPERGWCNKNDVLVKARRAHHLGMRIMVDFHYSDTWADPGQQTKPEAWKSLAFNDLKKAVSEHTKEVLQLLKDNDITPEWVQVGNETGNGMLWNDGKASESMANYAVLNNAGYDAVKMIFPTAKVIIHLHNGFDNNLFRWMFDGLKENGGKWDVIGMSLYPTPENWKERNTACVSNIKDMIARYNSEVMICEVGMSWDAADTAEIWLKDLFGSINTVPDHKVLGIFYWEPLAYGGWNGYTLGAFDNNGRPTKALNAFK, from the coding sequence ATGAAAAAATTAACAATAGGAAAGGTATTTGCCGCAGCGATAGGCTTTTGTTTGGTGCTGTCTAGCTGCAGCAAAAAAGATAGCTTCGAGCCCGCTGCAACCGCATCGCATTTGGCAAAAGGGGCTGATGTCAGCTGGATTACGGAAATGGAGGCTTCGGGTGTACAATTTTTCAACGCTGGAGGAAATGCAGTCGATGGACTAAAATTATTGCGTGGATTGGGGATGGATGCTGTACGACTGCGCGTTTGGGTAGATCCCGAACGTGGTTGGTGCAATAAGAACGACGTGTTGGTTAAAGCACGTCGCGCACATCATTTGGGAATGCGGATCATGGTGGATTTTCATTATAGTGACACCTGGGCAGATCCTGGACAGCAGACAAAGCCTGAAGCATGGAAGAGTTTGGCATTTAATGACTTAAAGAAAGCTGTAAGCGAGCATACAAAAGAGGTGCTACAATTACTGAAAGACAACGATATTACACCGGAATGGGTGCAGGTAGGCAATGAAACCGGGAATGGGATGTTGTGGAATGATGGTAAAGCTTCGGAGAGCATGGCTAACTATGCTGTATTGAATAATGCAGGCTATGATGCAGTAAAGATGATTTTTCCGACAGCCAAAGTGATCATCCATCTACACAATGGATTTGATAATAATTTGTTCCGTTGGATGTTCGATGGTCTGAAGGAAAACGGCGGGAAGTGGGATGTGATCGGCATGTCACTTTATCCGACTCCTGAAAATTGGAAGGAACGGAATACAGCCTGTGTCAGTAACATCAAAGATATGATTGCGCGATACAATTCAGAGGTCATGATCTGCGAAGTGGGCATGAGCTGGGATGCCGCCGATACCGCAGAAATCTGGCTCAAAGATCTTTTCGGCTCGATCAATACCGTGCCGGATCACAAGGTGTTGGGAATATTTTATTGGGAACCTTTGGCTTATGGCGGTTGGAATGGCTATACGTTAGGCGCATTTGATAACAACGGACGTCCCACAAAAGCCTTGAATGCTTTTAAATAG
- a CDS encoding glycoside hydrolase family 2 TIM barrel-domain containing protein: protein MMRLLHIAFVLFILFLFVPTEMNGQSVRQSFLLEKNWRFFQGEVADGEQTTLDDKNWKNVTVPHDWAIAGPFDRAHDLQDVAVTQNGEKKATVKTGRTGGLPYVGVGWYRTKFDAPQFDPSSKRVVLKFDGAMSEARVYVNGKEACFWPYGYNAFHFDVTELLHKDGRNNTVAVRLENKAQSSRWYPGAGLYRNVHVIVTEKIHMPVWGAHITTPFVSDSLASVKLETTLEHADGKSVRMVTAILNAEGRVVAQKENEQKLNYGKAFVQNFEVLKPALWSPEQPNLYRASTQVYVDGKLMDSFETRFGIREVRIIADRGFMLNGKIRKFQGVCNHHDLGPLGAAVNVSALRYQLQLLKDMGCDAVRTAHNMPAPELVSLCDELGLMMMIEPFDEWDIAKCKSGYHRFFADWAERDMVNMIHHFRNNPSVVMWSIGNEVPTQCSADGYKVASFLQAICHREDPTRPVTCGMDQVSCVLENGFASLLDVPGLNYRTQRYEEAYSKLPQNIVLGSETASTVSSRGVYKFPVVKKDDMLYPDHQSTSYDMEYCSWSNLPDEDFALAEDHHWTMGQFVWTGFDYLGEPSPYDTDAWPNHSSMFGIIDLASIPKDRYYLYRSLWNKNEHTLHILPHWTWPDRVGQQTPVFVYTDYPSAELFINGKSQGKRSKNKHSLQERYRLMWMETRYEPGEIKVVAYDESGEPVAEKSVRTAGSPFRIKMETVHDSIAADGRSLAYIRVKAVDKQGNLCPHANGLVRFEVGGAGAFKALANGDPTNLESFEKPQMHLFNGQLTLIVQAGEKSGSIRIKAKSTGLKEGLFTVQAY from the coding sequence ATGATGAGACTATTGCATATCGCTTTCGTATTATTCATTTTGTTTTTATTCGTGCCGACAGAAATGAATGGACAATCTGTACGTCAGTCTTTCTTGTTGGAGAAAAACTGGCGCTTTTTTCAGGGTGAAGTTGCCGATGGCGAACAGACGACATTGGACGACAAGAATTGGAAAAATGTGACTGTACCGCACGATTGGGCTATTGCCGGACCTTTTGACCGTGCACACGATTTGCAGGATGTCGCTGTGACACAAAATGGAGAGAAAAAAGCGACTGTAAAAACGGGCCGAACCGGAGGCCTACCTTATGTTGGTGTAGGCTGGTATCGTACCAAGTTTGATGCACCTCAGTTTGATCCCAGTAGTAAACGCGTGGTGCTTAAATTTGATGGTGCAATGAGTGAAGCCCGGGTCTATGTCAATGGAAAGGAAGCTTGCTTCTGGCCGTATGGTTATAATGCATTTCATTTTGATGTGACCGAATTGCTGCATAAGGATGGCAGGAACAATACTGTTGCCGTCCGATTGGAAAATAAAGCACAATCTTCACGTTGGTATCCCGGTGCAGGACTCTATCGGAATGTGCATGTAATTGTTACCGAGAAGATTCATATGCCTGTTTGGGGAGCCCATATCACCACGCCGTTTGTCTCAGACAGTCTGGCGTCAGTAAAGTTGGAAACCACTTTGGAGCATGCAGATGGTAAATCGGTGCGCATGGTAACTGCAATTTTGAATGCAGAAGGCCGTGTCGTGGCCCAGAAAGAAAATGAGCAAAAACTAAACTACGGTAAGGCCTTTGTACAAAATTTTGAAGTTCTAAAACCGGCGCTATGGAGCCCCGAACAGCCTAATTTATACCGAGCTTCGACGCAAGTTTATGTTGATGGTAAGTTAATGGATAGTTTCGAGACTCGTTTTGGTATTCGGGAGGTGCGTATCATTGCCGATCGGGGATTTATGTTAAATGGAAAGATTCGAAAGTTTCAAGGTGTCTGTAATCATCATGATCTCGGTCCATTGGGTGCGGCAGTAAATGTGTCGGCTTTACGCTATCAATTGCAATTGCTCAAAGATATGGGGTGCGATGCTGTGCGCACCGCTCACAACATGCCTGCTCCGGAGCTTGTTTCGCTATGCGATGAATTGGGATTGATGATGATGATCGAACCTTTTGACGAATGGGACATTGCTAAATGTAAAAGTGGATACCATCGTTTTTTTGCGGATTGGGCAGAGCGGGATATGGTCAATATGATTCATCATTTTAGAAATAACCCATCCGTGGTGATGTGGAGTATCGGGAATGAGGTGCCGACACAATGCAGTGCCGACGGATATAAAGTAGCTTCGTTTTTACAGGCTATCTGCCATCGGGAAGACCCCACTCGTCCGGTGACCTGTGGTATGGACCAGGTTAGTTGCGTGCTGGAAAATGGTTTTGCTAGCTTACTGGATGTTCCGGGACTGAACTATCGTACGCAACGTTATGAGGAGGCTTATTCGAAATTGCCACAAAATATAGTACTGGGTTCTGAAACGGCATCCACCGTAAGTTCTAGGGGTGTATATAAATTTCCTGTGGTCAAAAAGGATGACATGCTATATCCTGATCATCAGTCGACGTCTTACGATATGGAATATTGTTCATGGTCCAATCTACCAGATGAGGATTTTGCCTTGGCAGAAGACCATCATTGGACGATGGGTCAATTCGTATGGACTGGATTTGATTACCTCGGTGAGCCGTCCCCATACGATACAGATGCATGGCCCAACCACAGTTCGATGTTTGGCATTATTGACCTGGCAAGTATTCCCAAGGACCGTTATTACCTCTACAGAAGTTTGTGGAATAAAAATGAACATACCTTGCACATTCTTCCACATTGGACATGGCCAGATCGGGTGGGCCAGCAGACACCTGTTTTCGTTTATACGGACTATCCAAGTGCAGAACTTTTTATCAACGGCAAGAGTCAGGGGAAACGAAGTAAAAATAAGCATTCTTTGCAGGAGCGTTATCGCCTGATGTGGATGGAAACACGATATGAACCCGGAGAAATCAAGGTTGTTGCTTATGATGAATCGGGAGAGCCGGTAGCTGAAAAGAGCGTACGAACAGCGGGAAGCCCGTTCCGGATTAAAATGGAAACGGTGCATGATTCCATTGCTGCTGATGGGCGTTCGTTGGCTTACATCCGTGTCAAAGCAGTGGATAAACAAGGGAATCTCTGCCCGCATGCCAATGGATTAGTGCGATTTGAAGTTGGGGGAGCTGGTGCGTTTAAAGCCTTGGCTAATGGAGATCCAACGAACTTGGAGTCTTTTGAAAAACCACAGATGCACCTGTTCAATGGTCAGCTTACGCTGATTGTTCAGGCAGGCGAAAAATCGGGAAGTATCCGGATAAAGGCAAAGAGTACAGGACTGAAAGAGGGTTTATTCACCGTTCAGGCATATTGA
- a CDS encoding RNA polymerase sigma factor gives MNNTIDRYWNDFIDGDKQAFEQIYRALLPSLYEYGMRRVKDEDYVRDAIQDVFIKFWENRSKLRSISNPKHYLLVALKNSLLNTQLRDGKLSSFGEKDDFQLTYDVESAYIATEEQRQTALKLIQALEQLTAKQKEVIFLRYFEELSYEEISVLTNISVKSLYKLNNRAMEALKGIMGMPKQPLLVLLCAIKFIYS, from the coding sequence ATGAACAACACCATAGATCGGTACTGGAATGATTTTATTGATGGCGACAAACAAGCTTTCGAGCAGATCTATCGTGCGTTGTTACCCAGTCTATATGAATATGGTATGCGTCGGGTAAAAGACGAGGATTATGTCAGAGACGCCATTCAGGATGTATTTATTAAGTTTTGGGAAAACCGGAGCAAGCTACGAAGTATTTCCAATCCGAAACATTATTTGCTTGTTGCTTTAAAAAATAGCCTACTGAATACCCAATTGCGAGACGGCAAACTATCTTCATTTGGTGAAAAAGATGATTTCCAGCTCACCTACGATGTCGAGTCTGCTTATATTGCAACGGAAGAACAACGACAGACAGCATTAAAGCTCATTCAGGCATTAGAACAACTAACAGCTAAACAAAAAGAGGTGATTTTTCTTCGGTATTTCGAGGAACTGAGCTACGAAGAAATCAGTGTACTAACGAACATATCTGTTAAGAGTTTGTATAAACTGAATAATCGCGCCATGGAAGCCCTGAAAGGCATTATGGGTATGCCAAAACAACCGCTGCTCGTGCTGTTGTGTGCCATCAAATTTATATACTCCTAA
- a CDS encoding FecR family protein: protein MEKYTSYRTQDFLDDLDFVRFVKQPKRDDVFNWKAWRAGNPKNAASYDDALAYLHALYGITRIRPDQEFTDDLFEDIERGIAGKRKKRRNQIVRLWAAATGAAAVALFITLSWYYRSMVVVETGSGEFQTVLLPDSSTVQLNANSSIAYRRAWNWLSKREVFTTGEVLLEVKHLNKDTSAIREDERFTAYTGDVAVEVLGTKFNLKNRDNKITVSLLEGRIALRNSKHLGETKILAPGDIVEADIEGFRHLSAGKKAAQQAVGWTQKTLTGENLTVADLTNELRYVYGKEIIISDPALLNRKIDGRISLASQESIIYSIANILQANIRMEKDTIYLDPKEEKQK from the coding sequence ATGGAGAAATATACGAGTTACCGTACACAAGATTTTTTGGATGACCTGGATTTTGTCCGCTTCGTCAAACAGCCGAAACGGGATGATGTTTTCAATTGGAAGGCATGGCGTGCCGGAAATCCCAAAAATGCTGCTTCCTATGATGACGCGCTTGCTTATCTGCATGCCTTGTATGGCATTACCCGGATTAGACCGGATCAGGAATTTACGGATGACCTTTTTGAGGATATTGAACGAGGTATAGCTGGAAAAAGAAAGAAGAGAAGAAATCAGATTGTTCGTTTGTGGGCAGCAGCTACTGGAGCAGCAGCTGTAGCGCTTTTTATAACTTTATCCTGGTACTACCGCTCGATGGTCGTTGTCGAAACCGGAAGCGGTGAATTTCAGACTGTACTATTGCCCGATAGCAGTACAGTACAACTCAATGCCAATTCTTCTATTGCTTACCGCCGCGCCTGGAACTGGCTGTCCAAGCGTGAAGTATTTACTACTGGAGAGGTACTACTCGAAGTCAAGCATCTTAACAAGGATACGTCAGCTATTCGGGAAGACGAACGGTTTACCGCCTATACCGGCGATGTTGCTGTGGAGGTGCTCGGAACAAAGTTTAACCTAAAAAATAGGGATAACAAAATAACTGTATCACTATTGGAAGGACGTATTGCACTGCGTAATAGCAAACATCTTGGTGAAACCAAGATCCTCGCACCCGGTGATATCGTTGAGGCAGATATCGAAGGCTTTCGTCATTTGAGCGCAGGAAAAAAAGCGGCTCAGCAGGCGGTGGGGTGGACCCAGAAAACGCTGACAGGCGAAAACTTAACAGTCGCTGATCTAACGAATGAATTGCGCTATGTGTATGGAAAAGAAATTATCATAAGCGATCCCGCACTTTTGAATCGAAAAATCGACGGTCGCATATCGCTAGCTTCGCAGGAAAGTATCATTTATTCGATCGCGAATATTTTACAGGCGAATATCCGAATGGAAAAAGACACGATCTACCTCGATCCAAAAGAAGAAAAACAAAAATAA